A genomic region of Halostagnicola larsenii XH-48 contains the following coding sequences:
- a CDS encoding carbohydrate ABC transporter permease produces the protein MASETGKSIRPGRAYIPWDDLPVQRETVAGVATVLPVVVLYLLIAVLPIAFAFWASLHNIHTLNPEWQWAGFSNYREVLNISTFWGSLWRGIVYMVGSTLLQLAVGLWMALVLNRITRGQKLLTAVVFTAYLIPTIIVSLVAMRVFDPAGGVFQMMGTEWFGLWGAQEAPLGSRGWAMQLLILIGTWKFAVFVTIFTLAQLRAIPDRFYEAAKICGANRWQMFRDITLPRLMGIVTVVVLLRSVFMFNKFDIIWQLTEGGPGNATTTLPVLAYKTVYTEQAYGLANAISVVMFLFLLASAIIYFKLFNPSEEVETTT, from the coding sequence ATGGCCAGTGAAACCGGAAAATCGATACGCCCCGGCAGGGCGTACATTCCGTGGGACGACCTGCCGGTACAGCGGGAGACGGTCGCCGGGGTCGCGACCGTTCTCCCCGTCGTCGTTCTGTACTTACTCATCGCGGTGCTTCCGATCGCCTTCGCGTTCTGGGCATCGTTACACAACATCCACACGCTCAACCCCGAGTGGCAGTGGGCCGGCTTCTCGAACTACCGCGAGGTCCTGAACATCTCCACGTTCTGGGGCTCGCTGTGGCGAGGGATCGTCTACATGGTCGGCAGTACGCTTCTCCAGCTCGCCGTCGGGCTCTGGATGGCGCTGGTACTCAACCGTATCACCCGCGGGCAGAAACTGCTCACCGCGGTGGTCTTTACCGCCTACTTGATCCCGACGATCATCGTCTCGCTGGTGGCGATGCGGGTGTTCGATCCGGCCGGCGGCGTCTTCCAGATGATGGGGACCGAGTGGTTCGGCCTGTGGGGCGCTCAGGAAGCTCCATTGGGCTCTCGAGGCTGGGCCATGCAGCTGCTGATCCTCATCGGAACCTGGAAGTTCGCCGTCTTCGTCACCATCTTCACGCTCGCGCAGTTGCGCGCGATTCCGGACCGGTTCTACGAGGCGGCGAAGATCTGTGGCGCGAACCGCTGGCAGATGTTTCGCGACATCACGCTGCCGCGTCTCATGGGCATCGTGACGGTGGTCGTCTTGCTCCGTTCGGTCTTCATGTTCAACAAGTTCGACATCATCTGGCAGCTCACGGAGGGTGGACCCGGTAACGCCACGACCACCCTGCCAGTACTGGCCTACAAGACCGTCTACACGGAACAGGCCTACGGACTCGCCAACGCGATCTCCGTCGTCATGTTCCTGTTCCTGCTTGCGTCGGCGATCATCTACTTCAAACTGTTCAACCCCAGCGAGGAGGTCGAGACAACAACATGA
- a CDS encoding carbohydrate ABC transporter permease: MSQSEPPGGIFGLSYDDETRAFEALKLVSTAIIVLVGAWPIYWMAQLAFTDYETVENVVTVFPAPDVFTLDNFTVLTQPEMYTYMFNTVVVAIGTIVTVVLVSLIAGYGLARLDFPQKENFARVLLIGYLFSPIVIGIPLYQIWQNIGLLGTRVGLIIALSAISMPFAVWLMWKYIMTIPEAHEEAAWVDGASRWRGFRDVVVPQCRPAIIAAALFAFALAWNDFTFAEILLPETDTTTFAPGILRAMGQAQFLPDAYLMAISLAMTLPPLLFAYFMQSYLLKGFQVRAL; the protein is encoded by the coding sequence ATGAGCCAAAGCGAACCACCGGGAGGCATCTTCGGCCTCTCGTACGACGACGAAACCCGCGCCTTCGAGGCACTGAAACTCGTCAGCACCGCGATCATCGTACTCGTCGGTGCCTGGCCGATCTACTGGATGGCCCAGCTGGCTTTCACCGATTACGAGACGGTCGAGAACGTCGTTACCGTCTTTCCCGCGCCGGACGTCTTCACGCTCGATAACTTCACGGTGTTGACGCAGCCGGAGATGTACACCTACATGTTCAACACTGTCGTGGTGGCCATCGGGACCATCGTGACGGTCGTCCTCGTCTCGCTGATCGCCGGCTACGGCCTCGCGCGCTTGGACTTCCCCCAGAAGGAGAACTTCGCTCGAGTCCTCCTGATCGGCTACCTCTTCAGCCCGATCGTCATCGGGATTCCGCTCTACCAGATCTGGCAGAACATCGGGCTGCTCGGAACTCGAGTTGGGCTCATCATCGCCCTGTCGGCGATCTCGATGCCCTTCGCGGTCTGGCTGATGTGGAAGTACATCATGACGATTCCGGAGGCCCACGAGGAAGCGGCGTGGGTCGACGGCGCGTCACGGTGGCGCGGCTTTCGGGACGTCGTCGTGCCCCAGTGTCGGCCGGCGATCATCGCCGCGGCGCTGTTCGCCTTCGCGCTCGCCTGGAACGACTTCACGTTCGCGGAGATCCTCCTGCCCGAGACCGACACGACGACGTTCGCACCCGGGATCCTCCGGGCGATGGGACAGGCGCAGTTCCTGCCGGACGCCTACCTGATGGCAATCTCGCTGGCCATGACGTTGCCACCGCTCCTGTTCGCCTACTTCATGCAGAGCTACCTGCTGAAGGGGTTCCAGGTCAGAGCGCTCTAA
- a CDS encoding acetyl-CoA acetyltransferase produces the protein MAEPVLAGVAESDLGETPDRNWLDNAAIATVRALEDAGCTLDEVDGVAVAGGEDYMPALLLSEYLDLDTPSFLEGTEIGGSSFEHFCGHVRDAMAREEADVVVVAYGSSSKTGSDRDRSLEETHPVDGFVRPTGLFRPPGAYAMAARRHMHEYGTTEEQLAEIAVATREWAAMNPKAAQREPISVDDVLESRPIAEPFNLLDCCLVSDGGGAVVLVSEEKARELGIPEIAVAGVASTSTHRQDISEMPDMTTTGAAVTGPKAFAQAGITHDDVDVAEIYDSFTYTALVTLEDLGFCEKGDGGEFVSGGATAPGGELPMNTQGGGLSYCHPGHFGIFLLIEAARQLRGDYEGDRQVDDAEVAVAHGTGGLLSSSSTVVLRREA, from the coding sequence GTGGCTGAACCGGTCCTCGCGGGCGTCGCCGAGAGCGACCTCGGCGAGACGCCCGACCGGAACTGGCTGGACAACGCCGCCATCGCGACCGTCCGCGCCTTGGAGGACGCCGGCTGCACCCTCGACGAGGTCGACGGCGTCGCGGTCGCCGGCGGCGAGGACTACATGCCCGCACTGTTGCTGTCCGAGTACCTCGATCTCGATACCCCTTCGTTCCTCGAGGGGACCGAGATCGGGGGCTCGTCGTTCGAGCACTTCTGCGGGCACGTCCGTGACGCGATGGCCCGCGAGGAGGCCGACGTGGTAGTCGTCGCCTACGGCTCGTCGAGCAAGACCGGCTCGGACCGGGACCGATCGCTCGAGGAGACCCATCCTGTCGACGGCTTCGTCCGGCCGACGGGGCTCTTCCGGCCGCCCGGGGCCTACGCGATGGCCGCGCGTCGACACATGCACGAGTACGGCACGACCGAGGAGCAACTCGCGGAAATCGCCGTCGCGACCCGCGAATGGGCCGCGATGAATCCGAAAGCGGCCCAGCGGGAGCCGATTTCGGTCGATGACGTGCTCGAGTCGCGTCCGATCGCGGAGCCGTTCAATCTGCTGGACTGCTGTCTCGTCTCGGACGGCGGCGGCGCGGTCGTCCTCGTGAGCGAGGAGAAAGCGCGGGAACTCGGGATACCGGAGATCGCCGTCGCGGGCGTCGCCTCGACGAGCACCCACCGACAGGACATCAGCGAAATGCCGGACATGACGACCACCGGTGCGGCGGTGACGGGACCGAAGGCGTTCGCGCAAGCGGGGATCACCCACGACGATGTCGACGTCGCCGAAATATACGACTCGTTTACCTACACCGCGCTGGTCACCCTCGAGGACCTGGGCTTCTGCGAGAAGGGCGACGGCGGCGAGTTCGTCTCCGGCGGCGCGACCGCCCCCGGCGGCGAGCTGCCGATGAACACGCAGGGCGGCGGCCTCTCGTACTGCCACCCCGGCCACTTCGGGATCTTCCTCCTCATCGAGGCCGCCCGTCAGCTCCGGGGCGACTACGAGGGCGATCGACAGGTCGACGACGCCGAGGTGGCCGTCGCCCACGGTACCGGCGGCTTGCTCTCCTCGAGCAGCACCGTCGTCCTTCGGAGGGAAGCGTGA
- a CDS encoding class I adenylate-forming enzyme family protein — protein sequence MDLADVTEDARKGNVARLHDETARLHGDAQAIEYHGRTLTHNDLQAESARFAGGLANLGIEPGDVMLQYLPNCPPYLIGALGAFKAGVVVSPVNPQYRKRELTYQLEDTDASVVLTHEAVEPHLEEALEASDLDPVVISVGGDSEYVRAFDDVRGEETFVERADDDVALLPYTSGTTGEPKGVQLTHRNFRAQTFSVLSQEQALADENVRSLVWLPLYHITGFTHTAWQPLVRGGSVYLRSAANWDGDAAMELIEQEGITHYVGVTAMYVDMINSEKFGECDLTSLESVSEGGAKMSVAVQEEFEETAGVEMSEGYGLTETTGATHTQSGSTFGFRHGTIGQPTRMTEAVIVDGSGETVGIGEEGELLVRGPSVMKGYHDMPEATEEAFTEDGFFRTGDIARRDADNYYEIVDRKKHMINSAGYNIYPSELEELLAEHEAVAEGAIVGIPDERRNEVPKAYVVTAPGVEAGEDVTSEDIRDYFLDNVASYKHPREVEFIEELPRTTSGKIQKYKLEERAEE from the coding sequence ATGGATTTGGCAGACGTTACCGAGGATGCCAGAAAAGGGAACGTGGCCCGACTCCACGACGAGACGGCCCGACTGCACGGCGACGCCCAGGCCATCGAGTACCACGGACGGACGCTGACCCACAACGATCTGCAGGCCGAAAGCGCTCGGTTCGCCGGCGGGCTGGCGAATCTGGGGATCGAACCCGGAGACGTCATGCTCCAGTACCTACCGAACTGTCCGCCGTACCTGATCGGCGCGCTCGGCGCGTTCAAGGCCGGCGTCGTCGTCTCGCCGGTCAACCCCCAGTACCGCAAACGGGAACTGACCTATCAGCTCGAGGATACCGACGCCTCGGTCGTCCTGACCCACGAGGCCGTAGAACCGCACCTCGAGGAGGCCCTCGAGGCGAGCGACCTGGATCCGGTGGTCATCTCGGTCGGCGGCGATAGTGAATACGTCCGCGCCTTCGACGACGTCCGCGGCGAGGAGACGTTCGTCGAGCGGGCCGACGACGACGTGGCCCTCCTGCCGTACACCTCGGGGACCACGGGCGAACCCAAGGGGGTCCAGCTGACTCACCGGAACTTCCGGGCCCAGACGTTCTCGGTCCTCTCACAGGAGCAGGCGCTCGCGGACGAGAACGTCAGAAGCCTCGTCTGGCTCCCGCTCTATCACATCACCGGCTTCACGCACACCGCCTGGCAGCCCCTCGTCCGGGGCGGCAGCGTCTACCTGCGCAGCGCCGCGAACTGGGACGGCGATGCCGCCATGGAACTGATCGAGCAGGAGGGGATCACCCACTACGTCGGCGTCACCGCGATGTACGTCGACATGATAAACAGCGAGAAGTTCGGGGAGTGCGACCTGACCAGCCTCGAGTCGGTCAGTGAGGGCGGTGCGAAGATGTCCGTCGCCGTCCAGGAGGAGTTCGAGGAGACCGCCGGCGTCGAGATGTCGGAGGGGTACGGGCTCACCGAAACCACCGGCGCGACTCACACCCAGAGCGGTTCGACCTTCGGCTTTCGCCACGGGACGATCGGCCAACCGACCCGGATGACCGAGGCCGTGATCGTCGACGGCAGCGGCGAGACGGTCGGCATCGGGGAGGAGGGCGAACTCCTGGTGCGCGGCCCATCGGTGATGAAAGGCTACCACGACATGCCCGAGGCGACCGAGGAAGCGTTCACCGAGGACGGCTTCTTCCGGACCGGCGACATCGCCCGCCGGGACGCCGACAACTACTACGAGATCGTCGACCGGAAGAAACACATGATCAACTCCGCGGGCTACAACATCTACCCCAGCGAGCTCGAGGAGCTGCTGGCCGAACACGAGGCCGTCGCCGAGGGAGCGATCGTCGGAATTCCGGACGAGCGGCGCAACGAAGTGCCGAAGGCCTACGTCGTCACCGCGCCGGGCGTCGAAGCCGGCGAGGACGTCACGAGCGAGGATATCAGGGACTACTTCCTCGACAACGTCGCCTCCTACAAACACCCTCGAGAGGTCGAGTTCATCGAGGAACTGCCCCGTACTACCTCCGGCAAGATCCAGAAGTACAAGCTCGAGGAGCGAGCGGAGGAGTAG
- a CDS encoding MBL fold metallo-hydrolase gives MCESTERGASAASEVSRIDFDIEWPPKHAAAYLLEEPAPILIDAGDPEERAEATIREGLATRGYAFADIEAVVVTHPHSDHIGQVPLLYEAGATVYAPRPVLEQLERDPSDLAAGVRDIGRSAGYRGEAIEREIERATSSLERNRDLLASRATVPFAFGEPFTVAGRTFEPIHTPGHQVHHAALATDLNGERVLFSGDALIEPFRPGAINVGIDYGAYDAVDDFHRAMDRLEGQAVDRVFPGHGPVFTDYASAVENTRSKLESLTGETLEAVTAVGPATPREITRNRAGEVRYPAQLLDTLGALGTLEGRDRVEYEERDGVRYYSFRKASP, from the coding sequence ATGTGCGAATCGACGGAGCGGGGCGCGAGCGCCGCGAGTGAGGTGTCCCGCATCGACTTCGACATCGAGTGGCCGCCGAAACACGCCGCGGCCTACCTCCTCGAGGAGCCGGCGCCGATCCTGATCGACGCCGGGGACCCCGAGGAGCGCGCCGAAGCGACGATCCGCGAGGGGCTGGCGACGAGGGGATACGCCTTCGCGGACATCGAAGCGGTCGTCGTCACCCACCCCCACAGCGATCACATCGGGCAGGTCCCGCTGTTGTACGAGGCCGGTGCCACCGTCTACGCCCCTCGGCCCGTCCTCGAGCAACTCGAGCGCGATCCGAGCGACCTCGCCGCTGGCGTCCGCGATATCGGTCGCTCGGCGGGCTACCGCGGAGAGGCGATCGAGCGCGAGATCGAGCGCGCGACGTCGTCGCTCGAGCGCAACCGCGACCTGCTCGCCTCCAGGGCGACGGTCCCCTTCGCGTTCGGCGAGCCGTTTACCGTCGCGGGTCGGACGTTCGAGCCGATTCACACGCCCGGCCATCAGGTTCATCACGCCGCCCTGGCGACCGACCTGAACGGCGAGCGCGTCCTCTTTTCGGGAGACGCGCTCATCGAGCCGTTCCGTCCGGGCGCGATCAACGTCGGTATCGACTACGGGGCCTACGACGCCGTCGACGACTTCCACCGCGCGATGGACCGCCTCGAAGGGCAGGCCGTGGATCGGGTCTTTCCCGGCCACGGCCCGGTCTTCACCGACTACGCGAGCGCCGTAGAGAACACGCGCTCGAAACTCGAATCGCTTACGGGGGAGACGCTCGAGGCGGTGACGGCCGTCGGGCCGGCGACGCCGCGGGAGATCACTCGGAACCGCGCCGGCGAAGTCCGGTATCCGGCCCAGTTGCTGGACACGCTCGGGGCCCTGGGAACACTCGAGGGTCGGGATAGGGTCGAGTACGAAGAGCGGGACGGCGTCCGCTACTACTCGTTCAGGAAGGCCTCGCCGTGA
- a CDS encoding acyl-CoA dehydrogenase family protein: MDFSEPSEAIQIKKALDEFIRQEVAPLETEYDQFLGADYEKEIVNDDHRQVPEYRNIVEQIRQKSVEAGFYGMTMPEEVGGGDVDILTRAIVGEHMSNRPPGFHSAIFGGAGGPTPILLACDERQREEYLEPLMDGEITTCFALTEPGHGSDAHHMDTDAEKEGDEWVINGQKVFITNAPYADFAMVFARTSGEDGDLGGITCFLVDEETPGYEIGTIHRAMGMTPGTHAEIHLDDCRVGEEQVLGEVDKGFQSAMDWIGGGRINIAAGAVGTAEFLLDLSVEYARDRETFGKPIGHRQGISFQLAELATDIEQVRQLYRYAAWKMDNGERARKEESMAKLRGAKLANDAADIAMQVHGGAGFMKDLPIERNYRSARVFRIFEGTDEIQKRTIARELI; encoded by the coding sequence ATGGACTTTAGCGAACCGTCCGAGGCGATACAGATCAAGAAGGCGCTCGACGAATTCATCAGGCAGGAGGTCGCCCCCCTCGAGACCGAGTACGATCAGTTCCTCGGTGCCGATTACGAGAAGGAGATCGTCAACGACGACCACCGGCAGGTCCCCGAGTACCGAAACATCGTCGAGCAGATCCGCCAGAAGTCCGTCGAAGCGGGCTTCTACGGCATGACGATGCCAGAGGAGGTCGGCGGCGGCGACGTCGACATCCTCACCCGCGCCATCGTCGGCGAGCACATGTCCAACCGGCCTCCGGGCTTTCACAGCGCCATCTTCGGCGGCGCGGGCGGTCCGACGCCCATTCTGCTCGCCTGCGACGAGCGCCAGCGCGAGGAGTATCTCGAGCCGCTGATGGACGGCGAGATCACGACCTGCTTTGCGCTGACCGAGCCGGGCCACGGCAGCGACGCCCACCACATGGACACCGACGCGGAGAAAGAGGGCGACGAGTGGGTCATCAACGGCCAGAAGGTCTTCATCACGAACGCGCCCTACGCCGACTTCGCAATGGTCTTCGCTCGCACGAGCGGCGAGGACGGCGACCTCGGCGGGATCACGTGTTTCCTCGTCGACGAGGAGACGCCGGGCTACGAGATCGGGACGATCCATCGCGCGATGGGGATGACCCCCGGCACGCACGCCGAAATCCACCTCGACGACTGCCGCGTCGGCGAGGAGCAGGTGCTGGGCGAGGTCGACAAGGGGTTCCAGTCCGCGATGGACTGGATCGGCGGCGGCCGGATCAACATCGCCGCCGGCGCCGTCGGGACGGCCGAGTTCCTGCTCGATCTGTCCGTCGAGTACGCCCGCGACCGGGAGACGTTCGGGAAGCCCATCGGCCACCGACAGGGAATATCGTTCCAACTTGCCGAGCTCGCGACCGACATCGAGCAGGTCCGCCAACTCTACCGCTACGCCGCCTGGAAGATGGACAACGGCGAGCGCGCCCGCAAGGAGGAGTCGATGGCGAAGCTCCGCGGTGCGAAACTCGCCAACGACGCGGCCGATATCGCGATGCAGGTCCATGGCGGGGCCGGCTTCATGAAGGACTTGCCGATCGAACGCAACTACCGCTCGGCGCGGGTCTTCCGCATCTTCGAGGGAACCGACGAGATCCAGAAGCGAACGATCGCCCGCGAACTCATCTAA
- a CDS encoding Zn-ribbon domain-containing OB-fold protein — MTGRIEDRREEWDGPVPVPTGATVPFWAGTLEGELRYQACECGHRQLYPRAVCTACGAEDPPFAESDGVGTIYTYTVCHVPGEPGFADRTPYVVGAIDLAEGPRLLALLDAEPDALEIGAAVGVTFWRVSDKAAIPVFVPK; from the coding sequence GTGACGGGCCGCATCGAGGACCGCCGCGAGGAGTGGGACGGGCCGGTGCCGGTCCCGACCGGCGCGACGGTCCCCTTCTGGGCGGGCACTCTCGAGGGCGAACTGCGCTACCAGGCCTGCGAGTGCGGTCACCGCCAACTCTACCCGCGGGCGGTTTGTACCGCCTGCGGGGCCGAGGACCCGCCGTTCGCGGAAAGCGATGGCGTCGGCACGATCTACACCTACACCGTCTGTCACGTCCCCGGCGAACCCGGGTTCGCCGATCGGACACCGTACGTCGTCGGCGCGATCGACCTCGCCGAGGGACCGCGTCTGCTCGCGCTGCTCGACGCCGAGCCCGACGCCCTCGAGATCGGCGCAGCCGTCGGGGTCACGTTCTGGCGAGTCTCCGACAAGGCGGCGATTCCGGTGTTCGTACCGAAGTAG
- a CDS encoding ABC transporter substrate-binding protein, whose protein sequence is MTRDTIDRRRVLTGAGVGIASAMAGCLGGGGGSDDVHFITDYYTGPWESLWEELESEFTDETDIPMNIEEGGMSGTQEGRLSQLIQAGTPPDANTSTFDQVADIWETDQLETVNDVVGSIEEVNGEINTDAFLGEGDDLYQIPHGLYVSNFQYRADVYDALGLEEPETFSDVLENAQAIDESEEFPDMRGYGLAGAPTGKSQDELLVLLASAGISGIGLRWSDPDAREELEVWWPEDTVTEVLEYAKDLSEYSPDPTDIGWSSSLSSWVQGSYGQCYHLNCWPIGVTAQQAEADDNDGLRAVAENTEVIPYPMLDGVDPDENWLSSPAPDGYHIFAGGERPGDAKEWFEWLYADSMERTVSFYETDPGRFLPTYSDVIGSDEFQNQGIFEAHPHLLEKLEYVQDEIWGSHYGSVDEANTSSPESLYMQRQWFYGEMVNRVVTDSNSVQEAYEWGYDQLEEAFSEAQDTFG, encoded by the coding sequence ATGACACGGGATACTATCGACAGGCGTCGAGTACTTACGGGAGCAGGTGTCGGAATCGCTTCGGCGATGGCGGGCTGTCTAGGTGGTGGTGGCGGCAGCGACGACGTCCACTTCATCACGGATTACTACACCGGTCCCTGGGAGAGCCTCTGGGAGGAACTCGAGTCGGAGTTTACCGACGAGACGGACATCCCCATGAACATCGAGGAAGGCGGGATGTCCGGAACTCAGGAGGGGCGGCTTTCGCAGTTGATTCAGGCGGGCACTCCGCCGGACGCGAACACCTCGACGTTCGATCAGGTGGCCGATATCTGGGAGACGGACCAGCTCGAGACAGTCAACGACGTGGTCGGATCGATCGAGGAGGTCAACGGGGAGATAAACACCGATGCGTTCCTTGGGGAGGGTGACGACCTCTACCAGATCCCACACGGGTTGTACGTTTCGAACTTCCAATACCGGGCGGACGTCTACGACGCACTCGGACTCGAGGAACCCGAGACGTTCAGCGACGTCCTCGAGAACGCACAGGCCATCGACGAATCAGAGGAGTTCCCCGACATGCGCGGGTACGGACTCGCCGGCGCACCGACCGGCAAGAGTCAGGACGAACTCCTCGTCCTACTGGCCAGCGCGGGCATCTCGGGGATCGGCCTTCGCTGGAGCGATCCGGACGCCCGCGAGGAACTCGAGGTCTGGTGGCCCGAGGACACGGTGACCGAGGTACTGGAGTACGCCAAGGACCTCTCCGAGTACTCGCCCGATCCGACGGATATCGGCTGGTCCAGTTCGCTCAGCAGTTGGGTGCAGGGGAGCTACGGCCAGTGTTATCACCTCAACTGCTGGCCGATCGGCGTCACCGCACAGCAGGCCGAGGCGGACGACAACGACGGCCTGCGCGCGGTGGCCGAGAACACCGAGGTCATCCCGTACCCGATGCTGGACGGGGTCGACCCGGACGAGAACTGGCTGTCCTCGCCGGCCCCCGACGGCTACCACATCTTCGCCGGCGGGGAGCGGCCGGGCGACGCCAAGGAGTGGTTCGAGTGGCTCTACGCCGACAGCATGGAGCGGACCGTCAGCTTCTACGAGACGGATCCGGGTCGGTTCCTGCCGACCTACTCCGACGTGATCGGCTCGGACGAATTCCAGAATCAGGGCATCTTCGAGGCACACCCTCACCTACTCGAGAAGCTCGAGTACGTTCAAGACGAGATCTGGGGCAGCCACTACGGAAGTGTCGACGAGGCGAACACCTCTTCGCCGGAGTCGCTGTACATGCAACGCCAGTGGTTCTACGGCGAGATGGTCAACCGCGTTGTCACTGATTCCAACTCCGTTCAGGAGGCCTACGAGTGGGGCTATGACCAACTCGAAGAGGCCTTCTCGGAGGCCCAAGACACGTTCGGATAA
- a CDS encoding molybdopterin-dependent oxidoreductase translates to MDTALWSGVPVRRLLEAAEPEGDRVILHGADGCYNELPLEALWLGLLAYRMNGRPLPSDTICEGERAGTSSENKVRIYMRKT, encoded by the coding sequence ATGGACACCGCGCTCTGGAGCGGCGTGCCCGTCCGGCGGCTCCTCGAGGCGGCGGAGCCGGAGGGCGATCGCGTCATTTTGCACGGCGCCGACGGCTGCTACAACGAGTTACCGCTCGAGGCGCTGTGGCTGGGACTACTGGCCTACCGGATGAACGGGCGGCCGCTCCCGTCGGATACGATCTGTGAGGGCGAGAGAGCCGGAACGAGCAGTGAAAACAAGGTTCGGATCTATATGAGAAAAACATGA
- a CDS encoding MFS transporter yields MSEELIYSTAEIRTIALAVIAGVFFGGVATGVAFPTLPLLDERLVISAVILSVILSANRIARLFMNTPAGTIIDRVGARTPMIFGLFTQALAPFGYVVGLHAPPTDLGTVPILGDVSLPGVVFVVSRLFWGVGSAFVFIGAFATITYVTSADNRGRWVGYMRGGQSLGFPTGLVLGGLLTDLASMQTAFLTAGILALLAGTVATLVLPDVHAGADGRAAKLREVPALLAANPTVVLIGYGNFAVRFLWGGIVLSTLARYASDYSLELSTLGAAGISGIVMGLGVITSGSMTVVTGWASDMVSDRTLLTVPAFLSMGAGFLVIAYVPTIEALLGAIVLVGAGMGAAAPAMLAIVGDLTPGDELGRMGGVYQVMGDVGLSLGPLVAIPAVDLWFGYRTTYVLCAALVLSCLTVVSLPLLRDPDVSRAGVNAD; encoded by the coding sequence ATGTCTGAAGAGCTCATCTACTCGACGGCGGAGATCAGGACCATCGCGCTCGCGGTCATCGCCGGCGTGTTCTTCGGCGGCGTCGCGACCGGCGTCGCGTTCCCGACGCTGCCGTTGCTCGACGAGCGGCTGGTCATCTCCGCGGTCATCCTGAGCGTGATCCTTTCGGCCAACCGGATCGCTCGTTTGTTCATGAACACGCCCGCCGGAACGATCATCGACCGGGTCGGCGCGCGTACACCGATGATTTTCGGCCTGTTCACGCAGGCGCTGGCTCCCTTCGGCTACGTCGTCGGCCTCCACGCGCCGCCGACCGATCTGGGAACGGTGCCGATACTTGGGGACGTGTCGCTTCCGGGCGTCGTCTTCGTCGTATCGCGGCTGTTCTGGGGCGTCGGCAGCGCGTTCGTCTTCATCGGCGCGTTCGCGACGATCACGTACGTCACGTCGGCCGACAACCGCGGCCGGTGGGTCGGCTACATGCGCGGGGGCCAGTCGCTCGGATTCCCGACCGGGCTCGTCCTCGGCGGCCTCCTGACGGATCTCGCGAGCATGCAAACGGCGTTTCTCACCGCCGGTATCCTCGCGTTGCTCGCCGGCACCGTCGCGACGCTCGTCCTGCCCGACGTCCACGCCGGCGCGGACGGGCGGGCCGCGAAGCTCCGCGAGGTACCCGCGCTGCTCGCCGCCAACCCGACCGTCGTCCTGATCGGCTACGGCAACTTCGCCGTCCGCTTTCTCTGGGGCGGGATCGTCCTCTCGACGCTGGCCCGCTACGCCAGCGACTACAGCCTCGAACTCTCCACGCTCGGCGCGGCGGGCATCAGCGGGATCGTGATGGGGCTGGGCGTGATCACCTCGGGGTCGATGACGGTCGTTACCGGCTGGGCGTCGGACATGGTCAGCGATAGGACGCTGTTGACGGTGCCCGCGTTCCTCTCGATGGGCGCGGGCTTCCTGGTCATCGCCTACGTCCCGACGATCGAGGCGCTGCTGGGGGCAATCGTCCTCGTCGGTGCCGGCATGGGTGCGGCTGCGCCCGCGATGTTGGCGATCGTGGGGGACCTGACGCCGGGCGACGAACTCGGTCGAATGGGCGGAGTCTACCAGGTGATGGGCGATGTCGGCCTCAGCCTCGGGCCCCTCGTGGCGATTCCGGCCGTCGATCTCTGGTTCGGCTACCGGACGACCTACGTGCTCTGTGCCGCGCTCGTGTTGAGCTGTCTGACGGTCGTCTCGCTTCCGCTGTTGCGGGATCCGGACGTCTCGAGGGCGGGTGTGAACGCGGACTAG